One window of the Sebastes umbrosus isolate fSebUmb1 chromosome 1, fSebUmb1.pri, whole genome shotgun sequence genome contains the following:
- the manf gene encoding mesencephalic astrocyte-derived neurotrophic factor codes for MLCLSGLSVALALSLVPGPSEALKEGDCEVCLTFLGKFYQSLEDNNVNFKSGDIEKALMKTCKDARGKENRFCYYIGATSDAATKIVNEVSKPLSYHVPVEKICEKLKKKDGQICELKYDKLLDLSTVDLKKLKVKDLKKILEEWGESCKGCAEKSDFIRKITELMPKYAPAAAQARTDL; via the exons ATGTTGTGTTTAAGCGGGTTGTCGGTGGCTCTTGCGCTCTCTCTGGTGCCCGGTCCCTCTGAAGCCCTGAAGGAAGGAGATTGTGAAG tgtgtttgACCTTCCTCGGGAAGTTTTACCAGTCGCTAGAGGACAACAATGTAAACTTCAAGAGCGGAGACATCGAGAAGGCCCTTATGAAGACCTGTAAAGATGCTAGAGGCAAAGAAAACCGCTTT TGTTACTACATCGGGGCAACAAGTGACGCAGCCACCAAGATAGTCAACGAGGTGTCCAAGCCGCTCAGCTACCACGTCCCAGTGGAGAAGATCTGTGAGAAACTCAAGAAGAAGGACGGTCAGATCTGTGAACTGAAATACG ACAAACTGCTGGACCTGAGCACGGTGGACCTGAAAAAGCTTAAAGTGAAGGACCTGAAGAAGATTCTGGAAGAGTGGGGCGAGTCCTGCAAAGGCTGCGCCGAAAAGTCCGACTTCATCCGCAAAATCACAGAGCTCATGCCCAAGTACGCTCCTGCAGCTGCCCAAGCACGGACAGATCTGTAA
- the oser1 gene encoding oxidative stress-responsive serine-rich protein 1, giving the protein MEAGGKDCEEETLQTAFKKLRVDAGSLPGAVSVSEALAPRGASRACLDTSGAKPKLSCPKDNWHGCMRKTSRGVSRTQRRRRSKSPILHPPKFTYCSTAAASALSTPSGCLKHQRLAVPEPVEPRPAVDGRTASSVAVPAQKELSSSVTPGHISPLVFGSCAGYETHVGAAVSTPSLKEIPTVVTTVATSSREDGGSPGDVLASEESGPEKSACEGAESAAGAPRISGPADAADFRVLSELHSSGSAEGPHIPCSCAWKNSSDSQEESRQGAESRCQCQSLHQGWQGLEVYSFTGLRNVISECERSLPGREDAARTLSTNSNAATASSPSSSSATLSSSSPRSCSEQARAYVDDITIEDLSGYMEYYLYIPKKMSHMAEMMYT; this is encoded by the exons ATGGAGGCAGGAGGGAAGGACTGTGAAGAGGAAACACTGCAGACGGCGTTTAAGAAGCTGAGGGTTGATGCTGGGAG TTTACCTGGAGCAGTGAGTGTGTCGGAGGCATTGGCTCCCAGAGGGGCATCGCGTGCTTGTCTTGACACCAGCGGAGCGAAACCCAAACTCAGCTGCCCGAAGGACAACTGGCACGG CTGCATGAGGAAAACTTCTAGAGGAGTATCCAGAACCCAGCGGCGTCGGAGGTCCAAGTCCCCCATCCTGCATCCTCCAAAGTTCACCTACTGCAGCACCGCGGCAGCCTCTGCACTGTCGACCCCTAGTGGCTGCTTGAAGCACCAGCGCCTGGCCGTGCCTGAGCCTGTGGAGCCTCGTCCTGCAGTCGATGGAAGAACAGCCTCCTCCGTGGCCGTCCCGGCCCAGAAAGAGCTCTCTTCTTCTGTCACTCCCGGCCACATCTCCCCTCTGGTTTTTGGATCTTGTGCTGGGTATGAGACACATGTCGGAGCTGCAGTTTCTACGCCGTCCTTAAAAGAGATCCCCACTGTTGTTACTACTGTCGCGACGTCATCcagggaggatggaggaagcCCCGGAGATGTCCTGGCGAGCGAGGAGAGCGGCCCAGAGAAAAGTGCCTGCGAAGGAGCAGAGTCTGCAGCGGGAGCACCTCGGATATCCGGACCCGCAGACGCCGCTGACTTCCGAGTTTTATCCGAGCTCCACAGTAGCGGCTCGGCAGAAGGCCCCCACATTCCCTGCTCCTGTGCCTGGAAGAATAGTTCAGATTCCcaggaggagagcaggcagGGGGCCGAATCTCGGTGCCAGTGTCAGTCCCTTCATCAGGGCTGGCAAGGCTTGGAGGTGTACTCCTtcacggggctccgcaacgtcATATCAGAGTGCGAGAGGAGCCTGCCGGGCCGCGAGGACGCCGCCAGAACTCTCAGCACCAACAGTAACGCTGCCACAGCTTCGTCACCTTCATCATCGTCAGCAACATTGTCGTCGAGCTCCCCTCGCTCGTGTTCGGAGCAGGCGCGGGCCTACGTCGACGACATCACGATAGAGGACCTTTCTGGCTACATGGAGTATTATCTCTACATCCCCAAGAAGATGTCACACATGGCTGAGATGatgtacacttaa
- the rbm15b gene encoding putative RNA-binding protein 15B, with protein sequence MKRQAGRDSSPSRAVSKRMRERERESSRRGEELPPPPPPPPLAMLLAESSRGYHRRSRSREREKPRLREERAAAALELHHRHELSLLGRPPLRTTSSSSSSSSAAAAAAAVVELPTARPGTLEYKTLLISNLGSQVSDEDVEDALFHEFKKFGDVSVKLSHTPELGRIAYVNFRHPEDAKEARHAKSSRLVLGDRQLKIEPMYVRRRSVTPPDAGYLPLHAPYPYRQRSISPPGPAATNIRDIRARHYALETLGLSRERERLLDYYGMLDERGRPYGFTPMPVVEDLKPEDDQRATSNLFIGNLDGNVTEAELRRGFDKYGIIEEVVIKRPARGQGGAYAFVKFQNLDMAHRAKVAMQGRLMGGNPIKIGYGKANPTTRLWVGGLGPGNSLAALAREFDRFGSIRNIDYVKGDSFAYIQYESLDASQAACTQMRGFPLGGPERRLRVDFAKVEESPARPFPTAYQTPVAAPSHYELLGEAFSRHRSLERELRGARDRSSPPSHSLISQRERDRALLERDYPTSPTRSLERRVGGVEAFGRSGRGARSRSRSRERWLKERDERRNRRRSRSPSTDRVTEEREREREKERERERGRSRVRGQGQGQGGVAVSPDASPDRARVRAPDSTTEPRDHTPENGGGRHSANNNNDEDPPSGRHHSKRSSDHLNNHHHRNSEVIAAVSPAIHTDTHTSSSPSTLSEFAQASLSKTWHGFFALKNSSFPTELYMLEGGSAFFNTVMKDTLKLQSQNQPSQLKIAQRLRMDQTRLDEVSRRVKLGRPDGFAILLALQGPIDRQAPAPEPGLQARLLRHLVTYLRNKEAAGVVSLPTAKEGGPGAMLYAFPPGVFSQQYLQAAKRTVGNLDEEHMVIVIVTDTN encoded by the coding sequence atgaagaggCAGGCCGGGAGAGATAGCAGTCCGTCCAGGGCCGTCTCCAAACGGATGCgggagagggagcgagagagtagccggagaggagaggagctaccaccacctcctcctccacctcctctggcTATGCTGCTGGCGGAGAGCAGCCGGGGATATCACCGCCGGAGCCGCAGCAGAGAGCGCGAGAAGCCGCGGCTCAGAGAGGAGCGAGCGGCCGCCGCCTTGGAGCTCCACCACCGGCACGAGCTCAGCCTCCTCGGTCGTCCTCCGCTCCggaccacctcctcctcctcctcctcctcctctgctgctgctgctgctgctgctgtggtggAGCTCCCGACAGCCAGGCCCGGCACTCTGGAGTACAAAACCCTGCTCATCAGCAACCTGGGCTCGCAGGTGTCGGACGAGGACGTGGAGGACGCGCTGTTTCACGAGTTCAAAAAGTTCGGCGACGTCAGCGTGAAGCTGTCGCACACGCCGGAGCTGGGAAGGATCGCGTACGTGAATTTCCGGCATCCTGAGGACGCCAAAGAGGCCAGGCACGCCAAATCCTCCAGGTTGGTGCTGGGTGACCGACAGCTTAAGATTGAGCCCATGTacgtgaggaggaggagtgtgacGCCGCCGGATGCTGGGTATTTACCTCTGCACGCACCGTACCCTTACAGACAGAGGTCTATTTCACCTCCAGGTCCAGCTGCGACTAATATTAGAGACATCAGAGCAAGACACTACGCCCTGGAGACCCTGGGTctcagcagagagagggagaggctgCTGGATTACTATGGCATGCTGGATGAGAGAGGTCGCCCTTATGGCTTCACACCAATGCCAGTGGTGGAGGATTTAAAACCTGAGGATGATCAGAGGGCGACCAGCAACCTTTTCATTGGCAATCTGGATGGTAATGTTACAGAAGCAGAACTGAGGAGGGGGTTTGACAAGTATGGCATCATTGAGGAGGTTGTGATTAAACGCCCGGCTCGTGGACAAGGTGGGGCGTATGCTTTTGTGAAGTTTCAGAACCTGGACATGGCCCACCGAGCCAAGGTGGCCATGCAGGGACGTCTCATGGGAGGCAATCCGATAAAGATTGGCTATGGGAAAGCGAACCCCACCACACGGCTCTGGGTTGGTGGTCTTGGGCCCGGGAACTCCCTCGCCGCCTTGGCTCGGGAGTTCGACCGCTTTGGAAGCATAAGGAATATCGACTACGTTAAGGGAGATAGTTTTGCTTACATTCAGTATGAAAGTTTGGACGCTTCCCAAGCTGCCTGCACCCAGATGAGGGGGTTCCCTTTAGGTGGCCCCGAGCGGCGTCTGAGGGTGGACTTTGCTAAAGTTGAGGAGAGCCCCGCTCGGCCATTTCCCACTGCTTACCAGACCCCTGTCGCAGCCCCCTCCCACTATGAGCTCCTCGGGGAGGCCTTCAGCCGCCATCGCAGCCTGGAGCGAGAGCTGAGGGGAGCCAGGGACCGCTCGTCGCCGCCCTCCCACAGCCTCATCtcccagagggagagagacagggcCCTGCTGGAGAGAGACTACCCAACCAGCCCCACCCGTAGCCTGGAGAGGAGAGTGGGAGGTGTGGAGGCGTTTGGGAGGAGCGGGAGAGGAGCGAGGAGCCGCAGCAGGAGCAGGGAGCGGTGGCTGAaggagagggatgagaggaggaacaggaggaggagcaggagtccGTCCACTGACAGGGtgacagaggagagggagagagagagggagaaggagagggagagggagagggggaggtcGAGGGTTCGGGGTCAGGGTCAAGGTCAGGGAGGGGTGGCTGTCTCTCCGGATGCGAGCCCAGACCGAGCGCGGGTTCGAGCTCCCGACTCCACCACAGAGCCGAGAGACCACACCCCTGAGAATGGAGGGGGGCGACACtctgccaacaacaacaacgacgaaGATCCACCATCCGGCCGCCACCACAGCAAGAGGTCCAGCGATCACCTCAACAATCATCACCATCGAAACAGCGAGGTCATTGCCGCCGTCTCTCCCGCGATCCACACAGACAcccacacctcctcctctcccagcACGTTGTCAGAGTTCGCCCAGGCCTCGCTCTCCAAAACGTGGCACGGCTTCTTCGCTCTGAAGAACAGCAGCTTCCCCACGGAGCTGTACATGCTGGAGGGGGGCTCCGCATTCTTCAACACGGTGATGAAGGACACCCTGAAGCTGCAGAGCCAGAACCAGCCCAGCCAGCTTAAGATCGCCCAGAGGCTCCGCATGGACCAGACCCGACTTGACGAGGTGTCGCGCCGCGTCAAACTCGGGCGGCCTGACGGGTTTGCCATCCTGTTGGCTCTACAGGGCCCCATCGACCGCCAGGCCCCCGCCCCCGAGCCGGGGCTGCAGGCTCGCCTGCTCCGCCACCTGGTGACCTACCTGCGGAACAAGGAGGCAGCCGGAGTCGTGAGCCTGCCCACCGCGAAAGAGGGGGGGCCTGGGGCGATGCTGTACGCCTTCCCTCCTGGTGTGTTCTCACAACAATACCTGCAGGCCGCCAAAAGGACTGTGGGTAATCTGGACGAGGAGCACATGGTTATTGTGATCGTCACTGACACTAATTGA